In Candidatus Nitrosarchaeum limnium SFB1, the following proteins share a genomic window:
- a CDS encoding Molecular chaperone (small heat shock protein), translated as MAKTKNIVKKNPSLNLWTSSWTDIERSMDNIRKNMEQAFSSFPSMPKISHASCDIIDEGKQYRVKMDVPGIKKNEIKLNVTENSVEVSAEHKESSEDKKKNYLRKERSQISYYRSLPLSGKVQPNKVIAKLTDGVLDITLPKSTPSETQMKKSVSIS; from the coding sequence ATGGCAAAAACAAAAAATATCGTAAAGAAGAATCCATCACTAAATCTCTGGACATCTAGCTGGACTGATATAGAACGTTCAATGGATAACATTCGTAAAAATATGGAACAAGCATTTTCATCATTTCCTTCGATGCCGAAAATTTCTCATGCCTCTTGTGATATAATTGACGAAGGCAAACAATACCGAGTAAAAATGGACGTTCCTGGTATAAAGAAAAATGAAATTAAACTAAACGTAACTGAAAATTCTGTGGAAGTATCTGCAGAACATAAGGAAAGTTCTGAAGACAAGAAAAAAAATTATTTAAGAAAAGAAAGAAGTCAAATATCTTATTATCGCTCATTACCACTCTCTGGGAAAGTGCAGCCAAACAAAGTAATCGCAAAACTCACAGATGGTGTTCTGGATATAACATTACCAAAATCCACTCCTAGTGAAACACAAATGAAAAAATCTGTTTCAATATCATAG
- a CDS encoding Putative redox protein, regulator of disulfide bond formation, which produces MPKILNNVDLDKVSQTVTKGKQESSTLKKPVKLQGEWNFDPNVGYQFKTEMSYEKGKNTIEIDSPSFLGGQGNRLGPMAYCIAGITSCFIGTFVGIASQQGIQLTKLNVNTECNVNFAKTFDISDEPITEGINFKIDVTSNNADKKKLEEILKMAEERCPAMYSMTHKIDVNSVIL; this is translated from the coding sequence ATGCCAAAAATTCTGAATAATGTTGATTTAGATAAAGTTTCTCAAACTGTCACTAAAGGTAAACAAGAATCATCCACATTAAAAAAACCTGTTAAACTTCAAGGTGAATGGAATTTTGATCCTAACGTTGGTTATCAATTTAAAACTGAAATGAGTTATGAAAAAGGAAAAAACACCATAGAAATTGATTCACCTTCATTTTTAGGTGGTCAAGGAAATCGTTTAGGTCCTATGGCTTATTGTATTGCAGGTATTACCTCTTGTTTTATTGGAACTTTTGTCGGTATTGCGTCTCAACAAGGTATTCAACTAACAAAACTAAATGTCAATACAGAATGCAATGTAAATTTTGCAAAAACTTTTGATATATCAGATGAACCAATTACAGAAGGAATTAATTTTAAAATTGATGTGACAAGTAATAATGCTGATAAGAAAAAACTTGAAGAGATTTTAAAAATGGCCGAAGAGAGATGTCCTGCAATGTATAGTATGACTCATAAAATTGATGTAAATTCTGTTATATTGTAA
- a CDS encoding Superoxide dismutase: MVKYELPRLPYGYDELEPYFDKRTMEIHHQKHHQAYVDGLNNTLTKIGGEFHPQYITSVLSDLSVIPESVRNDIVFFWWWI, translated from the coding sequence ATGGTCAAATACGAATTACCTCGACTTCCCTATGGATATGATGAGCTTGAACCATATTTTGATAAACGAACAATGGAAATCCACCATCAAAAACATCATCAAGCATATGTTGACGGTTTAAACAATACTCTTACAAAAATTGGGGGCGAATTCCATCCTCAATATATCACATCAGTTTTATCTGATCTAAGTGTAATTCCTGAATCTGTTAGGAACGACATAGTTTTTTTTTGGTGGTGGATTTGA
- a CDS encoding Superoxide dismutase, with protein sequence MFILKILRIFKKEFSTKALSIEGSGWCWLVFNQTFNKIELITTLNQNSPWSIRKIPLLGLDMWEHSYYLKYQNKKSDYVESWWNVVNWDYIGNRFSELSD encoded by the coding sequence ATGTTTATTTTGAAAATTTTGAGAATTTTTAAAAAAGAGTTTTCTACCAAGGCACTATCCATTGAAGGTAGTGGGTGGTGTTGGCTTGTATTTAATCAAACTTTTAATAAAATAGAATTGATCACGACCCTTAATCAGAATAGTCCTTGGTCTATTCGCAAAATTCCTTTATTGGGATTGGATATGTGGGAGCACTCATACTATCTAAAATACCAAAATAAAAAATCAGATTATGTCGAATCTTGGTGGAATGTAGTTAATTGGGATTATATTGGAAATAGATTCTCTGAATTATCTGATTGA
- a CDS encoding hypothetical protein (hypothetical protein Nmar_0731): MSTVGLYRVLRQGFEDVKITQALDMLLVDRKNEFRELYGVLLKTPKSITPLPDSEYFILNFCLEVNEAFQTWSGQKSLSITSPQKALTILRQLSRDKTTMNQLAHLLNISYTLAEEFKEIYRRLK, encoded by the coding sequence ATGAGCACTGTTGGCTTGTATCGTGTATTGAGACAGGGATTTGAAGATGTTAAAATAACTCAAGCATTGGATATGTTACTTGTAGATCGAAAAAATGAATTTCGTGAATTATATGGTGTATTATTGAAAACACCAAAATCAATAACCCCGTTACCTGATTCTGAGTACTTTATACTGAATTTTTGTTTGGAAGTCAATGAAGCATTTCAGACTTGGTCTGGACAAAAAAGTCTCTCTATTACTTCACCACAAAAGGCATTAACGATTTTAAGACAACTATCACGAGATAAAACAACCATGAATCAATTGGCACATCTTTTAAACATTTCATATACACTTGCAGAGGAATTCAAAGAAATCTATAGGCGACTAAAGTAG
- a CDS encoding TATA-box binding protein (TBP), component of TFIID and TFIIIB encodes MPQSKPMISIVNVVASATVDQKFDLNDITKKFPDTEYHPDQFPGLVFRLKNPKTATLIFRTGKMVCTGSKSEEMARNAVKTVVQKLRKEGVKVKKDAVVTVQNIVASINLGGKVHLEKAARTLPRSMYEPEQFPGLIHRMLDPKTVILIFSSGKLVCTGAKNESDVFRSVHNLHSLLEEKGLMVYDQ; translated from the coding sequence ATGCCTCAATCAAAACCAATGATTAGCATTGTGAACGTAGTTGCATCTGCAACAGTAGACCAAAAATTTGATCTTAATGATATTACTAAAAAATTTCCAGATACAGAATATCATCCAGATCAATTTCCAGGACTAGTTTTCAGATTAAAGAATCCAAAAACAGCTACTCTGATTTTCAGAACAGGTAAAATGGTATGTACGGGTTCAAAATCTGAAGAAATGGCAAGAAATGCAGTAAAAACAGTAGTACAAAAACTTCGAAAAGAAGGGGTCAAAGTAAAAAAAGACGCAGTTGTAACGGTTCAAAATATTGTGGCATCAATTAATCTTGGAGGTAAAGTCCATTTGGAAAAAGCTGCGAGAACTTTACCAAGAAGTATGTATGAGCCAGAACAATTTCCAGGATTAATCCACAGAATGTTAGATCCAAAAACAGTCATACTGATATTCTCTTCTGGAAAACTTGTTTGCACGGGTGCTAAAAATGAATCAGACGTATTTAGATCAGTTCACAACTTACATTCCTTGTTAGAAGAAAAAGGTTTGATGGTATATGATCAATAA
- a CDS encoding hypothetical protein (hypothetical protein Nmar_0379) has product MLAAGIGITVRGYSMKSEFRYAKIIFAVLSIIVVYLGADMFFHYPYRIIIQFGTIAIIIWILRRNKKKPDSLEILKQRYARGEISKEEFDKIKSDLID; this is encoded by the coding sequence ATGCTTGCTGCAGGGATTGGAATAACAGTTAGAGGATATTCAATGAAATCTGAATTCAGATATGCAAAAATCATTTTTGCTGTTCTGTCAATCATAGTTGTATATCTTGGGGCAGACATGTTTTTTCATTACCCATATAGAATAATTATTCAGTTTGGAACAATTGCCATCATAATCTGGATTTTGAGAAGAAATAAGAAAAAACCAGACTCTTTGGAGATCTTAAAGCAGAGATATGCAAGAGGTGAAATTAGCAAAGAAGAGTTTGATAAAATAAAATCAGACCTGATTGATTAA
- a CDS encoding FAD linked oxidase domain-containing protein: MSMRDKLLKNQTSRYSNISKLQKSLKKTITGNVLWDREIVNYYSVDASVYQIIPDVVVIPKNERDVINVVKIARKYKVSVTVRGTGTGLVGSALNSGIIIDLKKFDSIKIQKNNVKVGAGTSKGNLDKVLENKSKFFPPSPSVGPYCSVGGMIGNNSSGSRSLKYGSTIDNIEKITFVDGHGNKITLPENKEYGSKIFKLTKKIDIEKFPKVTKNSSGYRLDSIKSIRDVHKIIVGSEGTLGIVLSANLKITSIPNNRVLLIVEYQSENEAATNCSQIANTFPTAIEFVDKTIMKNINHRFDKKSKCLLFVEYDSEIKNIQKRIKKIITGKISKIIQNNPDIQKWWKFRDSSLYYSSKVIKNKTLHVIEDATVPIERLPELFSLIKKINQKFHTKSIAYGHAGNGNIHIRLILKKKKISIIKKIANEYFDNIIKMGGTITGEHGDGLARS; the protein is encoded by the coding sequence ATGTCAATGAGAGATAAATTGCTAAAAAATCAAACGTCACGATATTCAAACATATCAAAACTTCAAAAATCATTAAAAAAAACAATTACAGGTAATGTCCTTTGGGACAGAGAGATTGTAAATTATTATTCTGTTGATGCTAGCGTATATCAAATTATTCCAGATGTAGTAGTAATTCCAAAAAATGAAAGAGATGTGATAAATGTAGTAAAAATTGCAAGGAAATACAAAGTATCTGTCACTGTCAGAGGTACAGGTACAGGTTTGGTTGGAAGTGCACTAAACAGTGGAATCATCATTGATTTAAAAAAATTTGATTCAATAAAAATACAGAAAAATAATGTAAAAGTTGGTGCTGGGACCAGCAAGGGCAACCTAGACAAGGTATTAGAAAACAAGAGTAAATTTTTTCCGCCAAGCCCATCTGTAGGACCATATTGTTCAGTAGGTGGAATGATCGGGAATAATTCTTCTGGAAGTAGAAGTTTGAAATATGGAAGTACGATAGACAATATTGAAAAAATCACATTTGTTGATGGGCATGGTAACAAAATCACATTACCAGAAAACAAAGAATATGGTTCCAAAATTTTCAAACTAACAAAAAAAATAGATATTGAAAAATTCCCTAAAGTTACAAAAAACTCTTCAGGATATAGACTAGATTCAATCAAATCAATTAGAGACGTGCACAAAATCATTGTTGGCTCTGAAGGAACTTTAGGAATTGTGCTCTCAGCTAATTTGAAGATCACATCTATTCCAAACAATAGAGTTCTTTTGATAGTAGAATATCAATCAGAAAATGAGGCTGCAACTAATTGTAGTCAAATTGCAAATACATTTCCAACAGCGATAGAATTTGTTGATAAAACAATAATGAAAAATATCAATCATAGATTTGATAAAAAAAGTAAATGCCTTCTTTTTGTTGAATATGATTCAGAAATAAAAAATATTCAAAAAAGAATAAAAAAAATAATCACGGGTAAAATTTCAAAGATCATTCAAAATAATCCAGACATTCAGAAGTGGTGGAAATTCCGAGATTCTTCGTTATATTATAGTTCAAAAGTAATTAAGAACAAGACACTTCATGTAATAGAAGATGCTACAGTTCCAATAGAACGACTCCCTGAATTATTTTCTTTGATAAAGAAAATTAACCAAAAGTTCCATACCAAATCAATCGCATACGGCCATGCAGGCAATGGGAATATTCACATTAGATTAATTTTAAAAAAGAAAAAGATTTCAATAATTAAAAAAATTGCTAACGAATATTTTGATAATATCATCAAAATGGGAGGAACAATTACGGGTGAACATGGAGATGGTTTGGCAAGATCATAG
- a CDS encoding hypothetical protein (hypothetical protein Nmar_0732) has protein sequence MLEEELIDLMTFCLQNPDSSEIIEKKKRITEIGHELFLDGGLDALENFFFVLKNRIIQEIEKDPSPLRSLWNGLTPEWQY, from the coding sequence ATGCTAGAAGAAGAACTCATTGATTTAATGACCTTCTGTCTTCAAAATCCGGATTCTTCGGAAATTATTGAAAAAAAGAAAAGAATTACAGAGATAGGCCATGAACTTTTTTTGGATGGTGGTTTAGATGCACTTGAAAATTTCTTTTTTGTATTGAAAAATAGAATTATTCAAGAAATAGAAAAAGATCCATCCCCACTGCGTTCGCTGTGGAATGGACTAACTCCTGAATGGCAGTACTAG
- a CDS encoding hypothetical protein (hypothetical protein CENSYa_1807) has protein sequence MVMLVGIVLINSAYALTQLERVEITNPRLVNAFGVKISNQVNVNQHVQITADIKNNQDKTQKFVYIVQVKNQQGVVVSLGWINGLSLDPEQTFSPALSWTPLESDEYTVEIFVWDITEEGSKSWDKLDALAEHVVLKITS, from the coding sequence ATGGTTATGCTAGTTGGGATAGTTTTAATCAATTCAGCATATGCATTAACACAATTAGAAAGGGTTGAAATTACAAATCCACGATTAGTAAATGCATTTGGTGTGAAAATATCAAATCAAGTAAATGTTAATCAGCATGTACAAATTACTGCCGATATTAAAAATAATCAAGACAAAACACAGAAATTTGTATACATAGTCCAAGTAAAAAATCAACAAGGAGTTGTAGTTTCATTAGGATGGATAAACGGGTTATCATTAGACCCTGAACAAACTTTTAGTCCCGCATTATCATGGACACCACTAGAATCAGATGAATACACAGTAGAGATTTTTGTGTGGGATATAACAGAAGAGGGAAGTAAATCTTGGGACAAACTAGATGCATTAGCAGAACATGTTGTTTTAAAAATAACTAGTTGA